In Candidatus Desulfofervidus auxilii, one genomic interval encodes:
- a CDS encoding ATP-binding protein: MVKPIPKLIFRIEPAYSFQQELKAPLFRENNILVGMIGCGLELEAIFLGKIAEYGKNLNIWLDCEGAHAIYVIGKRRSGKTYTLGVIAEGLVSNKWLKQGDQKQAILVLDTMNVFITSSYSVKEICKERSKEFEEFKKWSLEQEKLNIVFFYPKGSPSSPEGVSQEIAIRPADLDDKDWAALFNVDIYKDPIGQLISELYEKVALEGYKDLNGKYIQANQNYSLIDLLNCLDNCPEIQRSYQSDTIRAVKSRFKAIKRLPIFSEEGIDIKKIFSCGQLSILLLRDIDQNLRALLVGILIKKIMELRSISDRFERLCRVHRERFEHFKEIGDEKKANEAYQKYSEYKQKAQEGLPRGWIIIDEAHNYMPSRGITPSAEPLRKYVNEGRNLGLSIVVATQNPSALDPSIRRNADILIVHSISMRDDIFTAEGMVNTFIPDLFEFGRVKISTRVFEQLVRSLPIGYAVISNDMINRVLVAKIRPRITIHGGIEY; encoded by the coding sequence GAGGCTATCTTTTTAGGGAAGATTGCTGAATATGGAAAAAATTTAAATATATGGCTAGATTGCGAAGGCGCACATGCTATTTATGTAATTGGTAAAAGAAGATCTGGAAAAACTTATACTTTAGGGGTAATTGCTGAAGGGTTAGTGTCAAATAAATGGTTAAAACAGGGGGATCAAAAACAGGCAATTCTTGTTCTTGATACAATGAATGTTTTTATTACTTCATCATATAGTGTTAAAGAAATTTGTAAAGAAAGAAGCAAAGAATTTGAAGAATTTAAAAAGTGGAGTTTAGAGCAAGAAAAACTTAATATAGTATTTTTTTATCCTAAAGGCAGTCCTTCTTCTCCAGAAGGAGTTTCACAAGAAATAGCTATAAGACCAGCGGATTTAGATGATAAAGACTGGGCTGCTCTTTTTAATGTAGATATATATAAAGATCCTATCGGGCAACTTATCTCTGAGCTATATGAAAAAGTAGCTTTAGAGGGTTATAAGGATTTAAATGGAAAATATATACAAGCTAATCAGAACTATTCCTTAATTGATTTATTAAACTGTTTAGATAATTGTCCAGAAATTCAAAGAAGTTATCAATCTGATACAATTCGAGCAGTTAAGTCTAGATTTAAAGCAATTAAAAGATTACCTATTTTTTCTGAGGAAGGAATCGATATCAAAAAAATTTTTTCTTGTGGACAACTTTCCATTTTACTTCTTAGAGATATTGATCAGAATTTAAGAGCCCTTTTAGTCGGAATATTAATTAAAAAAATAATGGAATTACGGAGTATTTCTGACAGGTTTGAAAGATTATGTAGAGTGCATAGAGAACGTTTTGAGCATTTTAAAGAAATAGGGGATGAAAAAAAAGCAAATGAAGCTTATCAAAAATATAGTGAATATAAACAAAAAGCTCAAGAAGGTTTACCACGAGGATGGATTATTATTGATGAAGCTCATAACTATATGCCATCTAGAGGAATAACTCCATCAGCAGAACCTCTCAGAAAATATGTAAATGAGGGAAGAAATTTAGGTTTATCTATAGTAGTAGCCACTCAAAATCCATCTGCTTTAGACCCTTCTATTCGTCGAAACGCAGACATTTTAATTGTACATTCAATCAGTATGAGAGATGATATTTTTACTGCTGAAGGTATGGTGAATACATTTATTCCAGACCTTTTTGAGTTTGGAAGAGTAAAAATTTCAACAAGAGTTTTTGAACAACTGGTTAGAAGTTTACCAATAGGATATGCTGTTATCTCAAACGATATGATAAATAGGGTGTTAGTGGCAAAAATAAGGCCAAGAATAACAATCCACGGAGGAATAGAATATTGA